Part of the Deltaproteobacteria bacterium genome, CTGCGGTCTTGCCCATGCCGGGCCTGGAAAGAATGGCCCCCAGTTCCCCTTCGGGAAGGCTTTGCGCCATGAGGGAAAGGGGATGATCTTCCCCTATGAGGTTTTGAGACATTTTCTTTCTCCCTTTTCGGGCCGGAAACCATTATCAATGCGGATTGCGTTCCTGCACCGACTATTCGGGTTTCACCTGTCGCCCGTTGTTTCTCTTTTATGTAGGCTGCCCGGTGGGTAAGCCTAAAATCGGATACAAACCCGTCAGTTGGATTTACCCTTGGCTTCTTTGGCCTGTGCTACAAGCCTTTCCGCCACATCCCCCGGAACGCGCCTGTAAATGGCGAATTCCATGGTGAACTGGGCCTTGCCCTGGGTTGCGGAGCGCAGAACCGTGGAATAGCCGAACATTTCCGAGAGCGGCACCTCGGCCTCCACGCGGCACATGGCCCCTTCGTCCTGGGAGCCCAAAATTATGCCCCGGCGCTGCACGATGGTTCCCATCACCGCGCCCTGGAACTCTGTGGGGCTTTCAACCGACAGCTTCATGATGGGCTCCAGTATCACCGGCTTGGCCTTGGGGTAGGCCTCCCGAAAAGCTCCCCTGGCCGCAGCCTGAAAGGCCATGTCGCTTGAATCCACCGCGTGGCTCGCGCCGTCGTTTATGTAAACCTTGACCCCGGTTACGGGAAAGCCCAGAAGCTGGCCCTTGGCCATGCACTCCTTGAAACCCTTTTCGCAGGCCGGTATGAAGTTGGTGGGGATTGCGCCGCCCGTGATCTTGTTGTCGAACACGAAATCCTCTTCAATGGCCGGTTCAAGCCCGCCTGCGATCCTTCCGTACTGGCCGCTTCCACCCGTCTGCTTTTTGTGGGTGTAGTTGAAAGTCGCCTTCTGGGTGATGGTCTCCCGGTAGGCCACCTGGGGAGCGCCGGTCACCACCGCCGCGCCGTACTCGCGTTTCATGCGCTCCACGTAGATTTCAAGGTGAAGCTCGCCCATGCCGCTTATGATGGTCTCGCTGGTTTCCGAATCCACCCTGCAGGTGAAGGTGGGGTCTTCCTTGACGAAACGGTTCAGGGCTTTGGCCATGGCGGACTGGCTTTTGTTGTCCTCGGCGGTGAGGGATAGCGATATGACGGGCTTCGGAACGTGCATGGAAGTGAGCGAGAGGTTCAGATCCGGGTCCGTGAAGGTGTCGCCGGACGCGCACTCCACGCCGAAAAGCGCGCCTATGGTGCCTGCGGGGATTTCCGGGATGTCCTCCATCTGGCTTGCGTGCATCCTAACCGCCCTGCCAACCTTCACCTTTTTTCCGGTGCGGGAGTTTTTGATGGTGGATCCCTTGGCAAGGGTGCCCTGGTAGACGCGCACGTAGGTAAGCTGGCCGTAGCGTCCGTCTTCCAGCTTGAAGGCAAGGGCCACAAGGGGTTTTGCGGGGTCCGCCGAAAGCACGATGTCGGCCTCGGCGTTATCAAGGTCAATGGCCTTGTTTTCCTTTTCGCCGGGGTTGGGCAGGTAAAGGGTGACCGCGTCCAGAAGAAGCTGAACTCCCTTGTTGCGGTAGGCGGTTCCCATAAGGACAGGCGTCATCTTGCGGGCAAGGGTCGCGGCCCTTATTCCGCCGATCAGAAGTTCTTCGGAAATTTCGCCGCCAAGGGCCGCTTCCATGAGGTCGTCCGAGAACATGGAGGCCGCGTCCACAAGGGTTTCGCGGGCGGCTTCGGCGGCGTCCTTCATGGAGGCCGGGATTTCCTCCACTCTTATGTCTTCGCCGTTTTCGCCGTCGAAATAAACCGCCTTCATTTTTACGAGGTCCACCACGCCCTCGAAATCAGCGCCCACGCCTATGGGAAGCTGTATGGGAACCGCGTTGTGGTTGAGCTTGTCCTTGAGATCGTTGGTGATTCGTGCCGGGTTTGCGCCGCTTCTGTCGCACTTGTTGACGAAGGCCAGGCAGGGAACCCCGTAGCGGGCCATCTGGCGGTCGACGGTTATGCTCTGGCTTTGCACGCCGCCCACGGCGCAGAGAACCAGGACGCCTCCGTCCAGCACCCGAAGGCTGCGCTCCACCTCGATGGTGAAGTCGACGTGGCCGGGGGTGTCTATGATGTTGATCGCATGGTCCTTCCAGGTGCAGTGGGTGGCCGCCGAGGCAATGGTGATGCCGCGCTCGCGCTCCAGCTCCATGGAGTCCATGACCGCGCCCACGCCGTCCTTGCCCTTCACGTCGTGCATGGCGTGGATGCGCTGGGTGTAAAAGAGGATGCGTTCCGTGAGGGTGGTCTTGCCCGCGTCGATGTGGGCCGAGATGCCGATGTTTCTGGTGAGAGACAGATCGTGTTCCATGATGCCTTTAAAGCCTTTTCGTGGCGGCAGCCGGAGAAAAACGCCTCCGGCTCCTGGTTTCGTATCCCCCGGAGTGTGAAACCCGCTCCGGCCTGCTTTTTTTCCAGGCCGACTCCGCCCTGGGGTGGGGGCGAAAAAAAGCGGTTCCGCCCCGTTTGGAGGCGGAACCGCCTTGAAAAATATTTATATTATCCCTTAATGAAATTTGCGTCAATAAAAAAGTGAGATGTTTCAGGGCGGGGTCAGCCCCGTTTTTTGGGGCGGGCGGAAAAATCCGGGGGGCGTGAAATGACGAGGCTCTCCCTTGTCCTTTTCGCCACCACGCCGCCGGGCAAGTGGGCGGTCTTGCCGGTTTTGAGGGAAAGAACGTCCTCCACGTGGACAAGGCCGATTTTTCTCAAGTCTCCCTTGACTCTTTCCACTGCGGCCCTGACCAGCCTTCGCCTGACCGCCGGATGCTCCGCCTTGAGTTCCGCCACCGGGAGTGAGATTTCGGCATCTTTCGGCGAAACTCCCATAAGGGTCATGCGGCGGGCGATGAAGTCCTCCCAGAAGGATTCCTCCGCGCCCATAACGTCGGCCAGCCTGTTCAAAGCCGCAATGACTGCGGGGTTGTAGTCTTTTTCCAGCAGGGGAAGAAGCTCGTTTCTTATGCGGTTTCGCAGAAAGGACGGGTCGGAGTTGGATTCGTCCGTGACAAAGGGAAGATTCTGCTCCCTTAAAAAATCCAGCACGTCCTTTCGCGTGGCTTCCAGGAGGGGCCGCACGATGTTTCCTCGAATTGCGGGAATCCCCGAAAGCCCGGTTCCGGCGGCCCCTCTTAAAAGGAACATCATAACGGTTTCCGCGTTGTCGTCCGCCGTATGGGCCACGGCCACGCGCGAGAATCCGTGTCCGGCGCAAATGCGATGGAAGAAGCGGTATCTTGCGTCTCTTCCGGCCTCCTCCAGGCAGAGCCCGTTTTCCGCCGCCAAATCGGACGCCGAGGTTTTTTCCAGGAAAAAGGCCAGCCCGTCTTTCCGCGCAAGCTCCTCCACAAAGGCCTCGTCGCGGTCAGAAGCCTCGCCCCTCAATCCGTGATTCACGTGGGCAACGCCGATTTCGCCCAGTAGAAGGCGATCCTTCAGCATCACCAGCGCGGAAAGCATGGCCGTGGAGTCCGGCCCGCCCGAAACCGCCGCCAGCACGTTCGCCCCTTTGGGGAACATTCCCGCGCGCCGGGCCGTTTTCAGCACGGCCCCGATAAGACCGTCTTCACTCATCGCCCGCCGCCGTCTCGTTGAAGGATTTCGGAACAGAGGGGATACTCAAGGCAGTGCGTCCAATGGAAGGAAACCAAACAGCTTGTTTGACTTTTGAAATCATTGGCGGCGGTGCGCCGACAGCCGGATCGATTTGTCAGTCATCCAAGTTGATGCCCAGGACAGGAGCTGCCATGCCCTGACGGAACAGATGAGCAACCGAACAGTTAATGTACCGAGAGTGTTCGGGTTCTGGTGCAACTTTACCGACAAATGCCCATCGATTTCTTTTCTGCTTGGCCAATTCAGCCAGGACGGGATTATCAAAGTGTGCAGTTTCGGCAGATTCCCACGATTTGATCTTATAAACCGCTTTGATAACTCCTTTATAGACCGCCATCGCTAATATATCCTTCTTTTTTAACTTCTTACCTACCCTCCAAATTCCACGAGTAGCTTCGTAGAGTTCTTCGTCGCTCATTCCTTCCCTGAACAATTTGTTGATACGGAAAAGCAAGGCTGGATCGGTCACATCTACCGGTTGGGGAGCATGTTCCATGATGAAATTACCCCATAGCGTCGTGGATAATTGGCGTGACCCAAAAACGGGGAATTAAATTCTTGGAAGCGGGGGCTTCTTTTCTTCTTCACCCAATGCCGCCATGCTTTAGAGGGATTGAAAACGATGAAATGCAAGGAAGAGTGA contains:
- a CDS encoding elongation factor G, translated to MEHDLSLTRNIGISAHIDAGKTTLTERILFYTQRIHAMHDVKGKDGVGAVMDSMELERERGITIASAATHCTWKDHAINIIDTPGHVDFTIEVERSLRVLDGGVLVLCAVGGVQSQSITVDRQMARYGVPCLAFVNKCDRSGANPARITNDLKDKLNHNAVPIQLPIGVGADFEGVVDLVKMKAVYFDGENGEDIRVEEIPASMKDAAEAARETLVDAASMFSDDLMEAALGGEISEELLIGGIRAATLARKMTPVLMGTAYRNKGVQLLLDAVTLYLPNPGEKENKAIDLDNAEADIVLSADPAKPLVALAFKLEDGRYGQLTYVRVYQGTLAKGSTIKNSRTGKKVKVGRAVRMHASQMEDIPEIPAGTIGALFGVECASGDTFTDPDLNLSLTSMHVPKPVISLSLTAEDNKSQSAMAKALNRFVKEDPTFTCRVDSETSETIISGMGELHLEIYVERMKREYGAAVVTGAPQVAYRETITQKATFNYTHKKQTGGSGQYGRIAGGLEPAIEEDFVFDNKITGGAIPTNFIPACEKGFKECMAKGQLLGFPVTGVKVYINDGASHAVDSSDMAFQAAARGAFREAYPKAKPVILEPIMKLSVESPTEFQGAVMGTIVQRRGIILGSQDEGAMCRVEAEVPLSEMFGYSTVLRSATQGKAQFTMEFAIYRRVPGDVAERLVAQAKEAKGKSN
- the tilS gene encoding tRNA lysidine(34) synthetase TilS, with translation MSEDGLIGAVLKTARRAGMFPKGANVLAAVSGGPDSTAMLSALVMLKDRLLLGEIGVAHVNHGLRGEASDRDEAFVEELARKDGLAFFLEKTSASDLAAENGLCLEEAGRDARYRFFHRICAGHGFSRVAVAHTADDNAETVMMFLLRGAAGTGLSGIPAIRGNIVRPLLEATRKDVLDFLREQNLPFVTDESNSDPSFLRNRIRNELLPLLEKDYNPAVIAALNRLADVMGAEESFWEDFIARRMTLMGVSPKDAEISLPVAELKAEHPAVRRRLVRAAVERVKGDLRKIGLVHVEDVLSLKTGKTAHLPGGVVAKRTRESLVISRPPDFSARPKKRG